DNA from Sphingomonas sp. R1:
TAGCGCAGCGCCGCCTCGAACGCTTTCTGCGCGGCATCGACGCGCCGGCCGAGTTCGGCGGGATCGACGAACGCCTCGGCATCCCCCGCACGCTGCTTGGCGCGCTTGGCCACCAGATCGAACTGCTCGGCATGGAAACTCAGGAACACGTCGGCCTGTGTCGCCCGCAGCTTGGCGAACGTCGCGCGGAAATCGGCGGGGGCGGCGTCATACCCGTGCCCCGGCGTCAGCGGCTGGTCGGCAACGCTCAGGCTGCAGGCAAACAGCACGGTGAGGCTGTCGCCTCCCGAGGGCACCTGCATCGTGAAGCTGGTGCAGCCCTTGGTGTGCCCCGGTGTGAGGTGCGCGACCAGCGTGTTGGTGCCGAGGCGGATCTCCTCGCCGTCCTTCAGCTGCCCGTCCACCTTCACGGGCGGTGCGGCGATGGTGATGTCCGGTCGGTAGTCCGCATGCCCGGCTTCCAATGCGGGGATGTCGCCGGCGCTCGCCAGCAGCCGCGCGCCGGTGCGCCGCTTGAGTTCGGCCAACCCGCCGTCATGGTCCCAATGCGCGTGATTGATCAGCAGAATCTTCACGTCGCCCAGCTTGAAGCCCAGCGCCTCGATATTGGCGGCGATCAGCGGCGCACTTTCCGGCATGCCGCCATCGATCAGGATATGCCCCTGCGGGCTCGTGATCAGATAGGCCGAAATGCCCGCGGTGCCGACATAATGGACATTGCCGAGGATCCGGAACGGCGCCATGGGCCGGTTCCATTCGGCGCGCACCTTGGCCCAGTCGGTCCCCTGCGCCATTGCCGGGGTAGCCAGCCCAAGTGCCGAGGCCGCAAGCAGAATCCGGATCATCGTCGATCTCCCTTCGCAGGGGTGAATGGCGGCTGGACCGTGGGCGGGTCAAGCCAGGGATGGCGGCCGCCGCGTCGAACGGTGCGGACCTGCCCGGTGGCGAAGCGTATCGCGACACCGCCGGTCCGGGCGAGGGTCGGGCGGTCCAGCCGCAGCCAGCGCGGATGGCAGGCACGCGGCAGCCGTCGCTCGCTCACCACCACGTCGCTTTCCGCGCAGACCGCGACAAGGTCGCGCCACGGCAGCGGATAGGCGCTGCGCGTTGCTGCCACGCGCCAGCGGCGCCCCGCCCCCGGCACCTCCACCACGCATAGATCCAGGCTGCATCGTGCATCACGCCGATCCGCGACCAGGCCCAACGCACCCGGCTCCACGCCGCCATTTTCTCCCAGCACCCGGCGCGTGAAATCGCCCGTGCGATCGCGCAGCAATGCAACGCTCCCATCGGCCATGCGGAGTGCGACATGGCGCCCGTCCCCCGTGACGAGCACATCCGGGCCCGGCGTCGCCAGTGCCCAGAGCGCGCCGATGCACAGCGGCGCCAGCCCCGCGATCCGCACCCGCGTACGCCAAAGCCCTACCCACAGGCCGCCCAGCACCATGCAGGCAAAGGCGCCGGCCGGCATCACCGGCAGCACCGCCACGGAACCTGGCGCCGCGGCGACCAGGTGGGCGATCCACAGCAACACCGCCATGGCCTTGGCGACCAGCCACCAGAACGGCGCCCCCGCCCCTACCAGATCGGCGACCAGCGCCAGTGCCTCAAGCGGCATCACCACGAAGGTGGTGAGCGGGATCGCGGCGATATTGGCGAGCGCGCCGTACACGCCCCCCTTGTGGAAGTGAAACAGCCCGATCGGCATCAGCGCCAGTTCGACGAGGATGCCGGTGACGAGCAGCGAGCCTGCCCCCCGGGCGACCCGGCGCAGCAGTCCCTCCTCGCGCGCCTCGAACCAGCGGTGCATATGGGGGCTCTCGTGTAGCGCGACGATGGCGGCGACGGCGGTGAAGCTCAGCTGGAAACTGGGTCCGGCCAGTGCCTCGGGCCACAGGAGGAGCACGAGCATCGCGCCCGCTGCGACCAGCCGCAGGGTCAGCGCCTCGCGCCCGAGGCTCAGTGCGACCAGCACCAGCAGCGCGGCAACGCAGGACCGGATCGTCGGCACCTGGCCCCCCGTCAGCCAGGTATAGCCGATCGCGGCCAGGGCACCCGCCCCCGCCGCCACCAGCGGGAGGCGCAAATGCAGCGCCAGCCACGGGCTCAGCGCGAGCAGCCGCAGCACGACCAGCATCGCCGCGCCGGTGACCGCCGTCACGTGCAACCCGCTGACCGACAACAGGTGCGCAAGGCCTGCCCGACGCATCGCCTCACTGTCCGCTTCCGAAATCGCGCCTTCATCGCCCGTCGCCAGGGCGCTGGCGATACCGCCGGCGCTACCTGGAAGACGGGATTCGATATGGGCGGACAGGGCCGCCCGCAGGTCCCGCCCGCGATCGGGTGCCGCGTGGCGCAGGATCACCGGATCCAGCGCCTTGCCGGTCGCGCCGATACCGTCGAACCAGGCGACTCGGCGAAAATCATAGGCACCGGGGACCGCGGGACCGGGCGGCGGCACCAGGCGCGCACGCAGGGCCACGCGTGCGCCCATCACAAGGTCGGACGGAAGAGCCCCGGCGTCGACGTTAACGCGCACCCGAGGCGGCAGATCGGCGCGGGCAACCGGCGCCAGCACCAGCCGTACCAGCCCCCGCGCCGACAGGCGATCCACGCGCAGGACCGTTCCCTCGAATGCCACGGCCACCGGGCGGGCGAGGACCGGTGACGCGACCCGGTCGGCCCGCCACCATATGGATCCGCAGCCTGCCGCCAGCAGCAACCCCAGCACCGTCACCACACGGCCACTCCGCCCGGCGAGCAGTGCCCCAACCCCCGCAAGGCCAAGCGCGGTGATCCCGAAGCCCAGCCATTGCCGGGCATCACCCAGCACGAACCAGGCGGCGATGCCGGTTCCGAACGCGACGGGCAGCCATAAAGGTAATTGCCCCCGCTCCGCCTCCAGCCAGCGCTCGATCGTGCCCCGTCCCTTGGGGAATCGCCACCCCGCCCCCATTTGAAGGCCCGGAAACCCCGTGCTAGGGGCCGCGGCGGCTGAACTGGCCATCGAGACAACAGACTGGGAGCATGCGCGCTTGAGCGCAACACAAGAAACCACCCCCGCCAAGCCCGTCGTCACGCGCTTCGCCCCCTCGCCGACCGGCTTCCTCCACATCGGCGGGGCGCGCACCGCGCTGTTCAACCTGCTGTTCGCCCGCCATCACGGCGGAAAGTTTCTGCTGCGCATCGAGGATACCGATCGTGCGCGCTCCACCCAGCCGGCGATCGAGGCGATCCTCGACGGCCTGCGCTGGCTCGGTCTCGATTGGGACGGCGACGAAGTCTATCAGTTCGCCCGCGCTGCCCGCCACGCGGACGTCGCGAACGAGATGATCGCGCGCGGCGCCGCCTATCGCTGCTACCTGACCCAGGACGAACTCGCCGCAATGCGCGCCGAGGCGGAGGCCGCCAAGAAGCCGCTGCGCATCCGCTCGCCCTGGCGCGACCGGACCGACGGCGATCTCGCGACACCGCACGTCGTCCGCCTCAAGGCGCCGACCGAGGGAGCAGTGACGATCCGCGACCATGTGCAGGGCGAGGTGACCGTGCAGAATGCCGAGATCGACGATCTCGTGCTGCTGCGCTCGGACGGAACGCCCACCTACATGCTCGCCGTGGTGGTGGACGACAACGACATGGGCGTGACGCACGTGATCCGCGGCGACGACCATCTCAACAACGCCTTCCGCCAGCTGCCGATCTATCGTGCCATGGGTTGGGACGAGCCTGAATATGCGCATATCCCGCTCATCCATGGCGCGGACGGTGCCAAGCTCTCCAAGCGTCACGGCGCGCTGGGCGTAGATGCCTATCGCGACGAGCTTGGTCTGCTGCCGGAAGCGGTCTTCAACTATCTTCTGCGCCTCGGCTGGGGGCATGGCGATGACGAGATCATCAGCCGCGAGCAGGCGATCGAATGGTTCGATCTAGCGGGTGTCGGCAAGTCACCAAGCCGGTTCGATCTGAAGAAACTGGAAAACCTCAACGGCCACTACATTCGTCAAACCGACGATGCTCGCCTGGCCGACCTCGTCGCCGCGCGGCTGCCGTTCGAAGCCAGCGACTCGCAGCTGGACCTTCTGCGCCGCAGCATGGCCGCACTGAAGCCGCGTGCCGCCAATCTCCTCGAACTGGCGGACGGCGCAGGCTTTCTTTTTCGCACCCGCCCACTGGAAATGGACGAGTCCGCAGCCGCTCTGCTAGAGGGCGATGCGCGCACCCTGCTCGCCCAGTTGCACGCCGCGCTTGACGGATTGGTAACGTGGGATACGGAGGCGCTCGAAGCGGCGGTACGCACCGTCGCGGATGCTGCGGGCGTGAAGCTCGGCAATCTGGCGCAGCCGCTGCGTGCGGCGTTAACCGGCCGCCGAACTTCTCCGGGTATCTTCGACGTCCTGGCGCTGCTGGGACGCGAGGAAAGCCTCGCCCGCATCGCAGATCAGATGCGTACGCCCGCCTGAAAACGGGTCGAAGGAAAGGACGACTACATGAGCGATACCGCCAAACTGCATGTTGCGGGGAAAGACGTCGAATATCCGGTCCTTAAGGGCAGCACGGGCCCGGACGTCGTCGACATCCGCAAGCTCTATGCGCAGACCGGCGCCTTCACCTACGATCCGGGTTTCACCTCGACCGCGAGCTGCGAATCGGGCCTGACCTTCATCGACGGCGATGAAGGCGTGCTGCTCCACCGCGGCTATCCGATCGGCCAGCTGGCCGAGAATTCGAGCTTCATGGAAGTTTCGTACCTGCTGCTGAACGGCGAGCTGCCGACGCAGGACGAGCTGACCAAGTTCGAGAACACGATCACGCGCCACACCATGCTGCACGAGCAGCTGGCGACCTTCTATCGCGGCTTCCGTCGCGACGCGCACCCGATGGCCGTGATGTGCGGCGTGGCCGGCGCGTTGTCCGCCTTCTACCACGACTCGACCGACATCACCGATCCGCAGCAGCGCATGATCGCGTCGCACCGCCTGATCGCCAAGATGCCGACGATCGCGGCGATGGCGTACAAGTACAGCGTGGGCCAGCCGTTCCTCTATCCGAAGAACGACCTGAGCTACACCGGCAACTTCCTGCGCATGACCTTCGGCGTTCCGGCCGAAGAGTATGAAGTGAATCCGGTGGTGGAGAAGGCGCTCGACCGCATCTTCATCCTCCATGCCGATCACGAGCAGAATGCCTCTACCTCGACCGTGCGCCTTGCCGGTTCGTCGGGCGCCAATCCGTTCGCCTGCATCGCGGCCGGCATCGCCTGCCTGTGGGGTCCGGCGCATGGCGGCGCGAACGAAGCGGCGCTCAACATGCTGCAGGAAATCGGCCGTCCGGAGCGCATCCCCGAGTTCATCGCCCGCGCCAAGGACAAGAACGATCCGTTCCGCCTGATGGGCTTCGGCCACCGCGTGTACAAGAACTACGATCCGCGCGCGACCGTGATGCAGAAGACCGTCCGCGAAGTCTTCGCGGCGCTCAACGTTTCGGACCCCGTGTTCGAGGTTGCGCTGCAGCTCGAGGAAATGGCGCTCAAGGACGATTATTTCGTCGAGAAGAAGCTGTTCCCGAACGTCGATTTCTATTCGGGCGTGATCCTCTCGGCGATCGGCTTCCCGACGACCATGTTCACCGCACTGTTCGCCCTGGCCCGCACCGTCGGCTGGGTGGCGCAGTGGAACGAGATGATCTCGGACCCCGAGCAGAAGATCGGCCGCCCGCGCCAGCTCTACACCGGCCCGACGCAGCGCGACTACGTGCCCGTCGGCCAGCGCTGAGCCTGGTAATAGGGTCCAGGCCCGACAGAATACAAAAACGGCGCCCCGCTCCCGCGGTGGCGCCGTTTTCTTTTGAAGGTGGAGCGGATCAGCTGGCAGCCTGCCGCTCGACCAGCCGCAGCGCCGGCCGCGGGGTCAGACCGAAGATGCGGAGCGCGGTGCCGGCCACAAAACGCGGCAGCTCGCGGCGCTCCACCGGCGCGACCGGCGCGTCCAGCCCCTCGGCCTGGAGCGACCAGAGCCGCTGGAAGGCGCCCCCCGCCCGCAGGAGCGTGAGCGGCGCGCCGTCCTCGACGATCCGGCCCTGGTCGAGAACGATCACGCGGTCGAAGCCGACCACGGTCGACAGGCGATGCGCAACCGCCAGCACCGTGCGGTGCGCCATCAGCGCATCCAGCGCCTGCTGCACCTCGATCTCCGAGCCGGTATCCAGCGCCGAGGTGGCCTCATCGAGCAGCACGATCGGTGCCTTGCTGAGGAACGCCCGGGCAATGCCGATGCGCTGCCGCTGGCCGCCGGAAAGATTGGTACCGCGCTCGCCGACCACCGTGTCATAGCCCTTCGGAAGCAACGCAATGAAACCGGCACAGTGCGCAGCCTCGGCCGCGGCGCGCACTTCGGCGTCCGTCGCGTCGGGCCGGGCGAAGCGGATATTCTCAAGGATCGAGCGGTGGAACAGCAGCACCTCCTGCGGCACCACCGCAACGGCCTGGTGCAGGCTTTCCTGCGTCACCTGATCGATCGGCTGACCATCGATCCACACGCGACCACCCTGCGGATCGTGCAGGCGCTGGACCAGTTGCAGGATGGTCGACTTGCCGGCACCCGAGGAGCCGACGATGCCGATCTTCTGCCCCGGCGCGACGGTCAGCGACAGATCATGCAGCACCGGGCGCCCGGGATGGTGGCCGAAGGTCACGCCCGCGATCCGCACCTCGCCGCGGGTTGCCTTCAGCGGCGTGGCATCCGCGGCGTCTTCCAGCGCATGCGGCGCGCCGACGATCTCCAACGTCTCCCGCAGATAGCTGAACTGCTGGCTGGTATCGATCAATGCCATGGCGAGGTCGCGCGAACCGTTGAGCATGCGGAAGGTCATCGCGCTGACGACGACCACGTCGCCCGCAGTGATGCCGCCGGCGATCCAGCGCTCGACCGCCCACATCAGCGCGCCGCCGACCAGGATGACCAGTGCCACGTCGTGCAACACCCGGATCCGCTCGACGAACATCCATCCGCGCTTCTGTGCCGCCGCCTCCGTCTCGAAGAAGCCCCGCAGCCGCTCCGCTTCGCGCGCACGGGCGCCGAAGGACTTGATCGCGGCGATGTTGCCGACGAGGTCGACCATCTCCCCGCCGCTCTCGCTGGCGGCACGGGCAAAGGCCTTGTGATACTTGTCACCGCGCATGCCCAGAACAACCAGGCCGGTGCTGGCCGCGACGAAGATGCCGGTGATCGCCACCGCCATGCGCCAGTCGATCGCTAGGAAGATCAGCAGCGCGCCACCGAACGCGATCAGCGGCGGCGTTATCTCCATCAGGATGCGGTGGGTGAGCGCGGCAAACGAACCGGTCAGCGCGCCAACGCGGTGGCCGAGGCTGCCGCCACGCTGGTTCTGGAAGAAGCCGATATGGTGACCCGTGAGATAGTGGAACATGTCCAGCCGGATGCGGACGCCACTCGCAACGGTAATGTTGCACAACAACATCGCTGAGCCGCGAACCAGGCCATTTTCCAGCGCCACCAATCCGACGAATGCGGCGAGTGCGACGTAGACGGCAGTATGCGACGGCGCCGCGACCGTCATCGAATCGATCAGCAGCTTCATCGCATATTGCACGCCGACCGCGCTGGCAGCGCCGCCGACGACCAGCAGAGCGAGCAGCGCGAAGGCCAGGGGCCGCCGCGTGACATAGTGGAGCAGGAACCGAGCCGGACTCTTCAGAAACGGCATGGCATTCCCCTTCGGGGTTTCCGGGCGCTGCATTGCAACAAACATGCGACCGAAAAGACCCGTCAGGTCATGAACCCACTGTTAACTTCCGCGAAACGACCGACGAGCAGAACCCGTCCCGCGGCGAATTGCGGCAGAATCTGGGCGATCTTGCCCCGACTCAGCGCGCCTCCACGATGGCCGCGGCACCGCCCGTGGCGGCCAGATGCAGCGTCAGCCGATCCTGTGGGCCGACCTGCTGCGTCTCGAATTGCACCGCATCGGGGACCGCCCCATCGCTCCAGACCCGCGCCACCCCGCCGCGGGGACCCAGAAAGGCGAGCGGGATGGACACGGTGCGCGCCATCTCGTTGTTCATCGCGCCGAGGTACCAGCGCTTTCCCTTCCGCCGCACCAGCACGATGTACTGACCGGTCTCACCGGCAAGGAAGCGCGTCTCGTCCCAGCTTGCCGGCACGGCCTTGATGAAGTCGAACCCCGCGGGGCTTGCGGCATAGGTGTCGGGGCTGTCCGCCACCGCCGCCAGCGGCGACAGATAGACGACGTACATCGCCAGCCCATGCGCCCGCGTCGTCTGCACGAGGGGCAGGTCGTTGCGGATCTGGAAATCGCCGGGCGCGACATTGCGGAAGCCGCCTGGCGTATAATCCATCGGCCCCAGCAGCCCGCGCGTATAGGCGAGCATGACATTGTTGCCGGCGGTCGCCCGCCGGCTCCACTTGTTATACTCGGCGCCCATCACGCCTTCCTGCGTCACGAAATTAGGCCAGGTGCGCGTGAGGCCGCGCGGCGGGAAGGCCCCGTGCAGGTCGACCATCAGATGATGTCGCGCCGCAGCCCCCAGCAGCTTCTGGTACCAGTTGACCATCCACTGGTCGTCGCGGTCCATGAAGTCGATCTTGATGCCGGCGATACCGAGCTTCTCGTAGAGCGCGAGCGCGTCTTCCATCTGCTCGTCGAGCGCCTGCCAGTGCGCCCACAGCCATAACCGCACCCCTTTCGAGCGGGCATAGTCGGCGACCTCCTGCAAGTTGATCGCATCGGCCCATCTGGTGACGTCCACGCCCGGCCGGCGTACCCCGCCGCCGCCGGCGCCGGCATACCAGCCCTCGTCGATCATCGTGTAGGGGAAGCCGTTCTCGGCGGCGAAGTCGATGAACGCCTTGGCGACCGACGTCGTCGTCCGCTGACCCGGCAGTTTGGCGATCACCGGGCCGTTCCACCAGTCCCAGCTGGTGAGGCCGGGCTTGATCCAGCTGGTATCCTCGATCCGGCTCGGGGTGGAAAGGTTCGTCAGCAGGGTCGATTCGTGCAGCTCGCCGAGCTGGTCGGCGAGCATGACCACCCGCCACGGCGTCACGATCGGGCTGCCGACCCGCGTGTGCACCGCGATCCGCGGATCGTCGAGCGAGGGGGAGAGCTTGATCTGCAATCCCGGCCCGCCATCGCCCCGGCCGGTCAGGTACATGCCGGCAAAGTCGATCAGGTCTGCCTCGGCCAGTGCGAAGGCGCCCTTCCCGGTCTCGCAGGCAAAGGGCAGGTCGAACAGATTGTGGTCACGCAGCCTTGTCGTGTCGACGGGATCGAACTCGCCCTCGTGGCTGGAGCCGAAATGGCCGACATTGAAGCCCCAGCATTTCCATGCCTGCGGGAAATAGAAGCCCGTGCGCTCGTAGCGGACGATGGCCGCTGCGGTGGCTGCCTGCACGGGCACCACGGTGCGAAAGGCGACGCCGTCATCATAGGCGCGCAGGACCAGGTCCATCCGCCGCCGGGCGCCGCCCCGCTCCTGCAGGTGGACGGTCAGCTGATTATAATGGTCTCGGCCTACGTCCGACGTGCCGAGCACGATCTTGTAGCGCGTGTCGGCGCTCGTCGCCTCGCTGCCGGTGATCGCCATGCCGAAGCCCAGCGCGTCGCGATCCAGGTCCAGCGCGATCGGCGACGGCGCCAGCACCATCTCGCCGCGCCGCTGGACGAGGTAATTGGGCGTGCCCTGCCGATCGAGCGCCACGACGATGCGGTTGGTGCCGTCCGGCGATACTGCCTCCAGCGTCTGCGCGGCAGCCGGCGCCGCCATCAGCAGCGCCGCCGATCCGAGCATCGCCTTCATGCGCGGTGCGCCTTCAGGATCGGCGCGATCACCGCCGCCATCGCATCATAGCCGGCTTCGGTCGGATGCACGCCGTCATAGGCGAGACCCGGCTTCATCGCGCCATTGGCGTCACCGAGGGCCGGGGTGTAATCCACCCAGGTCAGCCGCTCCGCCTTGGCATGAGCCTGCAGCCAGGCGTTGATCTCACGGATCGGCCCGACGACGTCGAGGCCGGGCCGCCACGGAAAATGATCCGCCGGCGGCACCGAGGCGAGGATCACGCCGATGCCGTTCGCCCGGGTGATCTGCGTCATCATCCGGAAATTGTCGTAGCTCTGCGCGCGCGTCATCTTGCCGGTGTTGCCGGCAATGTCGTTGGTGCCCGCCATGATGTGGACGAAGCGGGGCTTGAGATGCACCACGTCGGCCATCATCCGCAGCACCATCTGCGGCGTGGTCTGACCGCCGATGCCGCGGCCCACCCGACCGGGGGTGAAGAATCCCGGCCGCTTGCTCTTCCACCCTTCGGTGATCGAATCGCCCAGGAAGACGATGTTCACCTTTTCCCCCGACGCAAGGATGCGGGCATTGTCGGCGGCGTAGCGGCTGAGTTCGGGAAAATCCTCGTGCAACAGCCGTTCCTTGCGCTGCTCCCAGGTCTCCTGCGTCTGTGCATGGGCGGCAACGGGCAGCATCAGCGCCCCGGCGAGCAGCGAACGGCGGCGAACGGACATCACGGACTCTCCCCGGGGAATTTCAGTTCGTAGGGGCCGAGCGTGGCGTACCGCATTCGCAGCGTCAAACCCGCTCGGCCTCTGCCTTCAATGGATCGAAGCGCCACCGCTCGCGCGCACCGGACGCGCACGGCCTGCCGCGACGGCGAAGCCGCACAGCACCACATAGCACAGCGCCGGCACGATCAGCGCGAAGGCATAGCCGTGCAGGTCCGCTACCTTGCCGACCAGCAGCGGCAGCACCGCGCCGCCCACGATCGCGGTGCAGAGCAGGCCCGAGGTCGCCTCTTCACTCGCTGCCGAACGCTCGAGCGTGAGGGTGAAAATCACCGGGAACATGATCGAGTTGAACAGACCGATCGCCAGCGCGACGAAGCCTGCAGACACACCGCCGACGGCCACGACATAGAGGCACATCGCCGCTGCGATCACGGTGAACAGCGCCAGCAGCTTGTCGGCGCGAATGCGGGTAAGCAGCAGCGAGCCGAGCGCGCGGCCGACCATCGCGCCGCCCCAATAGAAGGCAACGGCCTTGCCGGCTTCCTGCAGCGACACCCCGTGGACGCCGTCGCTGCCCATCAGCGTACCGAGCAACGGCACGCCGAACGGCGCGTCCGACTGGCCCCACACGCTATTGTCGTTGAGGAACAGCGCCATCTGCGTGCCGATCGACACTTCGGCGCCGACATAGAGGAAGATGCCGAGCGCGCCGAACAGCGCCCAGCGCGAGGAGAAGGCACCAAGCAGGCCCGATGCCACTGCCTGCTTCGGCGCGGCGTCCCCCACCACGCGGCGGCTAAGGAAGAAGAACACGGCGAGCGCAAGGATCAGGCCGCAGATCCACAGATAGGCGGTATCGATCCCCGCCAGCGCCTCGGCACGAACGCCGGCATCGACCACCGCGCCCGACTTCACTTCGACGCCCTTGAGGAACAGGTGTGCGCC
Protein-coding regions in this window:
- a CDS encoding glycoside hydrolase family 97 protein → MKAMLGSAALLMAAPAAAQTLEAVSPDGTNRIVVALDRQGTPNYLVQRRGEMVLAPSPIALDLDRDALGFGMAITGSEATSADTRYKIVLGTSDVGRDHYNQLTVHLQERGGARRRMDLVLRAYDDGVAFRTVVPVQAATAAAIVRYERTGFYFPQAWKCWGFNVGHFGSSHEGEFDPVDTTRLRDHNLFDLPFACETGKGAFALAEADLIDFAGMYLTGRGDGGPGLQIKLSPSLDDPRIAVHTRVGSPIVTPWRVVMLADQLGELHESTLLTNLSTPSRIEDTSWIKPGLTSWDWWNGPVIAKLPGQRTTTSVAKAFIDFAAENGFPYTMIDEGWYAGAGGGGVRRPGVDVTRWADAINLQEVADYARSKGVRLWLWAHWQALDEQMEDALALYEKLGIAGIKIDFMDRDDQWMVNWYQKLLGAAARHHLMVDLHGAFPPRGLTRTWPNFVTQEGVMGAEYNKWSRRATAGNNVMLAYTRGLLGPMDYTPGGFRNVAPGDFQIRNDLPLVQTTRAHGLAMYVVYLSPLAAVADSPDTYAASPAGFDFIKAVPASWDETRFLAGETGQYIVLVRRKGKRWYLGAMNNEMARTVSIPLAFLGPRGGVARVWSDGAVPDAVQFETQQVGPQDRLTLHLAATGGAAAIVEAR
- a CDS encoding MFS transporter is translated as MSTARSTQTTLAFAAVTTLFFAWGFITSLVDPLVAAVKGIFTLTNLQAQASAFAFFFAYFLVSLPAAALVSRLKAVPSILLALCTMAVACLIMLTAANLANYWLVLLGLFVLASGITVLQVAANPLAAALGDPKGSHFRLVLSQTFNSFGTFLGPLLGAHLFLKGVEVKSGAVVDAGVRAEALAGIDTAYLWICGLILALAVFFFLSRRVVGDAAPKQAVASGLLGAFSSRWALFGALGIFLYVGAEVSIGTQMALFLNDNSVWGQSDAPFGVPLLGTLMGSDGVHGVSLQEAGKAVAFYWGGAMVGRALGSLLLTRIRADKLLALFTVIAAAMCLYVVAVGGVSAGFVALAIGLFNSIMFPVIFTLTLERSAASEEATSGLLCTAIVGGAVLPLLVGKVADLHGYAFALIVPALCYVVLCGFAVAAGRARPVRASGGASIH
- a CDS encoding ABC transporter ATP-binding protein, whose translation is MPFLKSPARFLLHYVTRRPLAFALLALLVVGGAASAVGVQYAMKLLIDSMTVAAPSHTAVYVALAAFVGLVALENGLVRGSAMLLCNITVASGVRIRLDMFHYLTGHHIGFFQNQRGGSLGHRVGALTGSFAALTHRILMEITPPLIAFGGALLIFLAIDWRMAVAITGIFVAASTGLVVLGMRGDKYHKAFARAASESGGEMVDLVGNIAAIKSFGARAREAERLRGFFETEAAAQKRGWMFVERIRVLHDVALVILVGGALMWAVERWIAGGITAGDVVVVSAMTFRMLNGSRDLAMALIDTSQQFSYLRETLEIVGAPHALEDAADATPLKATRGEVRIAGVTFGHHPGRPVLHDLSLTVAPGQKIGIVGSSGAGKSTILQLVQRLHDPQGGRVWIDGQPIDQVTQESLHQAVAVVPQEVLLFHRSILENIRFARPDATDAEVRAAAEAAHCAGFIALLPKGYDTVVGERGTNLSGGQRQRIGIARAFLSKAPIVLLDEATSALDTGSEIEVQQALDALMAHRTVLAVAHRLSTVVGFDRVIVLDQGRIVEDGAPLTLLRAGGAFQRLWSLQAEGLDAPVAPVERRELPRFVAGTALRIFGLTPRPALRLVERQAAS
- the bla gene encoding subclass B3 metallo-beta-lactamase, whose amino-acid sequence is MIRILLAASALGLATPAMAQGTDWAKVRAEWNRPMAPFRILGNVHYVGTAGISAYLITSPQGHILIDGGMPESAPLIAANIEALGFKLGDVKILLINHAHWDHDGGLAELKRRTGARLLASAGDIPALEAGHADYRPDITIAAPPVKVDGQLKDGEEIRLGTNTLVAHLTPGHTKGCTSFTMQVPSGGDSLTVLFACSLSVADQPLTPGHGYDAAPADFRATFAKLRATQADVFLSFHAEQFDLVAKRAKQRAGDAEAFVDPAELGRRVDAAQKAFEAALR
- a CDS encoding citrate synthase, whose product is MSDTAKLHVAGKDVEYPVLKGSTGPDVVDIRKLYAQTGAFTYDPGFTSTASCESGLTFIDGDEGVLLHRGYPIGQLAENSSFMEVSYLLLNGELPTQDELTKFENTITRHTMLHEQLATFYRGFRRDAHPMAVMCGVAGALSAFYHDSTDITDPQQRMIASHRLIAKMPTIAAMAYKYSVGQPFLYPKNDLSYTGNFLRMTFGVPAEEYEVNPVVEKALDRIFILHADHEQNASTSTVRLAGSSGANPFACIAAGIACLWGPAHGGANEAALNMLQEIGRPERIPEFIARAKDKNDPFRLMGFGHRVYKNYDPRATVMQKTVREVFAALNVSDPVFEVALQLEEMALKDDYFVEKKLFPNVDFYSGVILSAIGFPTTMFTALFALARTVGWVAQWNEMISDPEQKIGRPRQLYTGPTQRDYVPVGQR
- the gltX gene encoding glutamate--tRNA ligase, translated to MSATQETTPAKPVVTRFAPSPTGFLHIGGARTALFNLLFARHHGGKFLLRIEDTDRARSTQPAIEAILDGLRWLGLDWDGDEVYQFARAARHADVANEMIARGAAYRCYLTQDELAAMRAEAEAAKKPLRIRSPWRDRTDGDLATPHVVRLKAPTEGAVTIRDHVQGEVTVQNAEIDDLVLLRSDGTPTYMLAVVVDDNDMGVTHVIRGDDHLNNAFRQLPIYRAMGWDEPEYAHIPLIHGADGAKLSKRHGALGVDAYRDELGLLPEAVFNYLLRLGWGHGDDEIISREQAIEWFDLAGVGKSPSRFDLKKLENLNGHYIRQTDDARLADLVAARLPFEASDSQLDLLRRSMAALKPRAANLLELADGAGFLFRTRPLEMDESAAALLEGDARTLLAQLHAALDGLVTWDTEALEAAVRTVADAAGVKLGNLAQPLRAALTGRRTSPGIFDVLALLGREESLARIADQMRTPA
- a CDS encoding ComEC/Rec2 family competence protein, with translation MGAGWRFPKGRGTIERWLEAERGQLPLWLPVAFGTGIAAWFVLGDARQWLGFGITALGLAGVGALLAGRSGRVVTVLGLLLAAGCGSIWWRADRVASPVLARPVAVAFEGTVLRVDRLSARGLVRLVLAPVARADLPPRVRVNVDAGALPSDLVMGARVALRARLVPPPGPAVPGAYDFRRVAWFDGIGATGKALDPVILRHAAPDRGRDLRAALSAHIESRLPGSAGGIASALATGDEGAISEADSEAMRRAGLAHLLSVSGLHVTAVTGAAMLVVLRLLALSPWLALHLRLPLVAAGAGALAAIGYTWLTGGQVPTIRSCVAALLVLVALSLGREALTLRLVAAGAMLVLLLWPEALAGPSFQLSFTAVAAIVALHESPHMHRWFEAREEGLLRRVARGAGSLLVTGILVELALMPIGLFHFHKGGVYGALANIAAIPLTTFVVMPLEALALVADLVGAGAPFWWLVAKAMAVLLWIAHLVAAAPGSVAVLPVMPAGAFACMVLGGLWVGLWRTRVRIAGLAPLCIGALWALATPGPDVLVTGDGRHVALRMADGSVALLRDRTGDFTRRVLGENGGVEPGALGLVADRRDARCSLDLCVVEVPGAGRRWRVAATRSAYPLPWRDLVAVCAESDVVVSERRLPRACHPRWLRLDRPTLARTGGVAIRFATGQVRTVRRGGRHPWLDPPTVQPPFTPAKGDRR
- a CDS encoding GDSL-type esterase/lipase family protein, with the protein product MSVRRRSLLAGALMLPVAAHAQTQETWEQRKERLLHEDFPELSRYAADNARILASGEKVNIVFLGDSITEGWKSKRPGFFTPGRVGRGIGGQTTPQMVLRMMADVVHLKPRFVHIMAGTNDIAGNTGKMTRAQSYDNFRMMTQITRANGIGVILASVPPADHFPWRPGLDVVGPIREINAWLQAHAKAERLTWVDYTPALGDANGAMKPGLAYDGVHPTEAGYDAMAAVIAPILKAHRA